One genomic window of Acidovorax radicis includes the following:
- a CDS encoding ABC transporter ATP-binding protein, with the protein MVERIAKPEHIPVAPGEPPIVDVQGLWTQFGKGDETFTVHQDLQFTVQRGEILSLVGGSGTGKTVLLRQILGLAQPTRGTVTVLGRPASEMGREGAASRVGMLFQHGALFSAFNVLDNVAFALREQGTLPDDLARDAALVKLQMVGLQPEHASRMPSDLSGGMVKRVALARALMMDPPLLLLDEPTAGLDPSSSDDFCALLRELHAALGLTVVMVTHDLDTLFALSTRVAVLADKRVLVTGPAQEVAHFQHPFIEHFFMGERGRRAMAPLASLATPQPPVAHAVASTPDKEPL; encoded by the coding sequence ATGGTTGAGCGCATCGCCAAGCCCGAACACATCCCCGTGGCACCGGGCGAGCCGCCCATCGTGGACGTGCAAGGCCTCTGGACGCAGTTTGGCAAAGGCGACGAGACCTTTACCGTGCACCAGGACCTGCAGTTCACCGTGCAGCGGGGCGAAATCCTCTCGCTGGTGGGGGGCTCGGGCACCGGCAAGACCGTGTTGCTGCGGCAGATTCTGGGCCTTGCCCAGCCCACGCGGGGCACGGTGACCGTGCTGGGGCGCCCCGCGTCCGAGATGGGGCGCGAGGGCGCGGCCAGCCGCGTGGGCATGTTGTTCCAGCACGGTGCGCTGTTTTCGGCCTTCAATGTGCTCGACAACGTGGCCTTTGCGCTGCGCGAGCAGGGCACCTTGCCCGATGACCTGGCGCGCGACGCAGCCTTGGTCAAGCTGCAGATGGTGGGCCTCCAGCCCGAGCACGCCAGCCGCATGCCATCTGATTTGTCAGGCGGCATGGTCAAGCGCGTGGCGCTGGCGCGCGCGCTCATGATGGACCCCCCGCTGCTGCTGCTCGACGAGCCCACCGCCGGGCTGGACCCGAGCAGCTCGGACGATTTTTGCGCCTTGCTGCGCGAGCTGCACGCAGCCCTCGGCCTGACGGTGGTGATGGTCACGCACGATCTCGACACCCTGTTTGCGCTCAGCACCCGCGTCGCCGTGTTGGCCGACAAGCGGGTGCTGGTGACGGGCCCGGCGCAAGAAGTGGCGCATTTTCAGCACCCCTTCATCGAGCACTTTTTCATGGGCGAGCGTGGCCGGCGCGCGATGGCGCCCCTCGCTTCGCTTGCGACACCACAGCCGCCTGTGGCGCACGCTGTGGCGTCCACGCCTGACAAGGAACCCCTCTGA